Proteins found in one Neomonachus schauinslandi chromosome 1, ASM220157v2, whole genome shotgun sequence genomic segment:
- the LOC110585108 gene encoding non-histone chromosomal protein HMG-14-like, whose translation MLNYGEAQRKKVSYSEGVESGEPRRSRRLSAKPAVEMKPEGQETINVQTKKVHQGERGAKGVVHQETKDGFPVENRETKNEESPASEEAGEKEAKFD comes from the exons ATGTTAAACTATGGG GAAGCCCAAAGGAAGAAGGTCAGCTACTCTGAAGGGGTGGAGTCAGGGGAGCCCAGGAGATCCAGGAGGTTGTCAGCTAAACCTGCAGTGGAAATGAAGCCAGAAGGGCAGGAAACCATAAATGTTCAGACGAAAAAAGTGCACCAAGGGGAAAGGGGAGCAAAGGGAGTAGTTCACCAGGAAACTAAAGACGGTTTTCCCgtagaaaacagagaaactaaGAATGAAGAGAGTCCAGCCTCTgaagaagcaggagagaaagaggctAAGTTTGATTAA